One genomic region from Nostoc sphaeroides encodes:
- a CDS encoding ABC transporter permease produces MNFLESIQMAGKTLLSNKLRSALTMLGIVIGNASVIAMIGIGEGGQKYVNKQLESLGPNVLFVLPGNRETQRISFEVPKNLVLQDAEAIASQVPTVVGVAPELNRRQVVVYRNRNTDVNIIGTTPSFLSVRDFETDKGRFFSEVDIKRSNQVVVLGGDLAEKLFGNSNAIGQQLRIGNTSFQVIGTLIAKGSSVGADYDDAALIPITTSANRLVGKNSPYGIALDYFVAAARDSESVDAAEFQITNLLRLRHKINGEDDFTIRSQKDALQTVGQITGALTIMLAAIAGISLFVGGIGIMNIMLVSVTERTQEIGLRKAIGATEQDILLQFIIEAVIVSAAGGLVGTAVGVSGILLVGALTPLEAALSPTAITMAVGVSGGIGLFFGVVPARRAAKLDPIVALRSA; encoded by the coding sequence ATGAATTTTTTAGAAAGTATTCAAATGGCGGGGAAAACCCTGCTGTCGAATAAACTGCGTAGCGCCCTGACGATGTTGGGTATAGTTATTGGTAACGCCTCAGTGATTGCCATGATTGGTATTGGCGAAGGTGGGCAAAAGTACGTTAATAAACAACTGGAGTCATTAGGGCCAAATGTGCTATTTGTGCTGCCAGGGAATCGAGAAACTCAGCGTATCTCCTTTGAAGTACCAAAAAATCTGGTGTTACAAGATGCGGAAGCGATCGCTTCTCAGGTTCCAACAGTAGTAGGAGTTGCGCCGGAGTTAAACAGGAGACAAGTAGTTGTATACCGCAACAGAAACACCGATGTTAACATCATTGGCACAACTCCAAGCTTTCTATCAGTGCGTGATTTTGAAACTGATAAAGGTAGGTTTTTCTCTGAGGTAGACATCAAACGAAGTAACCAAGTCGTTGTGTTAGGTGGAGACTTGGCAGAAAAACTATTTGGTAATAGTAACGCTATCGGTCAACAATTACGAATCGGAAATACTAGCTTTCAAGTGATTGGGACGTTAATAGCCAAAGGTTCCAGCGTGGGAGCAGATTATGATGATGCTGCTTTAATACCAATCACGACTTCAGCAAACCGATTAGTGGGAAAGAATTCTCCCTATGGTATCGCCTTAGATTATTTTGTGGCTGCGGCTCGTGATTCCGAGAGTGTGGATGCAGCAGAGTTTCAAATTACTAATTTACTGCGTTTACGGCACAAAATTAATGGTGAAGATGACTTTACTATCCGTTCTCAAAAAGATGCTTTGCAAACTGTCGGTCAAATTACAGGTGCATTGACAATTATGCTAGCAGCGATCGCTGGCATATCTTTGTTTGTCGGTGGCATTGGCATCATGAATATTATGCTTGTATCCGTCACCGAACGCACCCAAGAAATCGGATTGAGAAAAGCGATCGGCGCAACTGAGCAAGATATTTTGCTACAGTTCATCATTGAGGCTGTAATAGTTTCCGCAGCTGGCGGTTTAGTTGGGACTGCGGTTGGCGTCAGTGGCATTCTATTAGTGGGAGCCTTGACTCCCTTAGAAGCGGCACTTTCTCCAACAGCGATTACTATGGCAGTTGGTGTCTCTGGTGGTATTGGTTTATTTTTTGGTGTTGTTCCCGCGCGTCGGGCTGCTAAACTCGACCCGATTGTGGCTTTAAGAAGTGCTTAG
- a CDS encoding efflux RND transporter periplasmic adaptor subunit produces MATHIEIPVVGKVKYPLRWLMGLIAGGVLVVGTTTTYTLVNQGASKEDIAQLTVPVAAKNVTLRITASGKVVPVQTVNISPKNPGVLSQLYVQQGDRIQQGQILARMDSAGIEAQRSQYRANLAQSQAQLAEAIAGSRPQEIAQARARLAQAQAQLTQAKAGNRPQEIAQSQSQVDAAQAKVNYTSEQVKRYQYLYQQGAEKKQLFDQALSEDKSARANLEEAKKRLSLVQSGSRTEEIAQRQAAVNEARAALILLEDGTRSEEIVQRQAAVEAAKAQLKGVQVQLEDTIIRAPLSGIVTQKYADPGAFVTPTTSASASASATSSSIVAVARGLEILAQVPEADLGRIKPGQQVEIVADAYPDQVFKGNVRLIAPEAVVEQGVTSFQVRVALNTGTDKLRSGLNVDLTFLGDRVNNALVLPTVSIVTEKGQTGVLVPDAKNKPQFREVTIGAQIQNQTQILEGVKEGDRVFINPPKDYKIEKAKEQNNS; encoded by the coding sequence ATGGCTACGCACATAGAAATTCCTGTTGTTGGCAAAGTTAAATATCCATTACGCTGGCTGATGGGGCTGATAGCAGGGGGTGTCTTGGTTGTTGGTACAACCACAACCTATACTCTGGTAAATCAAGGGGCAAGTAAAGAAGACATTGCTCAATTAACTGTGCCAGTAGCAGCGAAAAATGTCACGTTGCGGATTACAGCTAGTGGTAAAGTTGTGCCAGTTCAGACCGTAAATATTAGTCCCAAGAATCCTGGAGTGCTGTCGCAATTATATGTCCAACAAGGCGATCGCATTCAACAAGGGCAAATTCTCGCGCGGATGGATAGCGCAGGTATTGAAGCTCAAAGGAGCCAATACCGTGCTAATTTAGCCCAAAGTCAAGCACAATTAGCCGAAGCTATTGCTGGTAGTCGTCCTCAAGAAATTGCTCAAGCAAGAGCCCGGTTAGCACAAGCTCAAGCCCAGCTAACTCAAGCTAAGGCTGGTAATCGTCCCCAAGAGATTGCTCAATCTCAATCCCAAGTGGATGCGGCTCAAGCGAAGGTGAATTATACCAGTGAACAAGTAAAGCGTTATCAATATCTATATCAACAGGGAGCAGAGAAAAAACAATTATTCGATCAAGCCCTCAGCGAAGACAAAAGTGCTAGAGCTAATTTAGAAGAAGCTAAAAAACGATTGTCGTTAGTCCAAAGTGGTAGTCGGACTGAAGAAATCGCCCAACGTCAAGCAGCAGTTAATGAAGCACGGGCAGCATTGATACTGTTAGAAGATGGGACTCGTTCTGAAGAAATTGTCCAGCGTCAAGCAGCTGTTGAAGCGGCTAAGGCTCAATTGAAGGGTGTACAAGTGCAGTTGGAAGATACAATTATTCGCGCTCCTCTTTCGGGAATTGTTACCCAAAAGTATGCCGATCCTGGGGCGTTTGTCACACCCACAACCTCCGCTTCTGCTAGTGCATCAGCAACTTCTAGTTCAATTGTCGCTGTAGCCCGTGGGTTAGAAATATTAGCTCAAGTTCCCGAAGCTGATCTTGGCAGAATTAAACCGGGACAGCAGGTGGAAATTGTCGCTGATGCTTATCCCGATCAAGTTTTTAAAGGTAATGTGCGTTTAATTGCTCCAGAAGCAGTGGTGGAACAAGGTGTGACATCCTTCCAGGTACGGGTTGCTCTGAATACTGGTACAGATAAACTGCGTTCTGGCTTAAATGTGGATCTGACTTTTTTAGGCGATCGCGTCAATAATGCCTTGGTGTTACCAACGGTGTCAATCGTCACCGAAAAGGGTCAAACTGGCGTACTTGTACCTGATGCAAAGAATAAACCCCAGTTCCGCGAAGTGACAATTGGGGCACAAATCCAAAACCAAACTCAGATTTTAGAGGGAGTTAAAGAAGGCGATCGCGTTTTTATTAATCCACCCAAAGACTACAAAATCGAGAAGGCGAAAGAACAGAATAATTCGTAA
- a CDS encoding ABC transporter ATP-binding protein gives MANTITITDSLVPNAVPKPTIIRLENIFKIYGSGETEVRALNDVNLIVEQGEYCAIMGPSGSGKSTAMNIIGCLDRPTDGHYYLDNLDVAQMDDRSLAHIRNKKLGFVFQQFHLLPQLTALENVMLPMVYASVNPKERSDRAIEALTRVGLANRLNNKPTQLSGGQQQRVAIARAIVNRPVVLLADEPTGALDSRTTQEVLDIFSELNASGITVVMVTHEPEVARQTQRIVWFRDGQVVHSNLTPSDLSSVAMS, from the coding sequence ATGGCAAACACTATTACAATTACCGATTCTCTGGTTCCTAATGCTGTACCGAAACCAACAATCATTCGACTAGAAAACATTTTCAAAATTTATGGTAGTGGCGAAACAGAAGTACGAGCGCTAAATGATGTCAACCTAATCGTGGAACAGGGCGAATATTGTGCAATCATGGGGCCTTCTGGTTCTGGTAAATCCACAGCCATGAATATTATCGGTTGTCTCGACCGTCCCACAGACGGACATTATTATTTAGATAACCTCGATGTAGCTCAAATGGACGATCGCTCATTAGCACACATCCGTAATAAAAAGCTGGGGTTTGTGTTCCAACAATTCCATCTATTGCCCCAACTAACAGCCCTAGAAAACGTGATGTTGCCAATGGTGTATGCTAGTGTGAATCCAAAAGAAAGAAGCGATCGCGCCATCGAAGCTTTGACGCGGGTAGGTTTAGCAAATCGCCTCAACAACAAACCAACTCAACTATCTGGTGGACAACAACAACGAGTAGCGATCGCGCGGGCGATCGTTAATCGTCCTGTGGTACTCTTAGCCGATGAACCTACAGGCGCACTTGATTCGCGCACAACCCAAGAAGTCTTAGATATTTTTAGCGAACTCAATGCTAGTGGAATTACCGTTGTCATGGTAACTCATGAACCAGAAGTTGCTCGTCAAACCCAGCGCATCGTTTGGTTCCGTGATGGTCAAGTAGTACACTCTAATCTCACACCATCTGACTTGAGTAGCGTTGCTATGTCATAA
- a CDS encoding orange carotenoid protein N-terminal domain-containing protein produces the protein MTASYDKTISQAQSNESQNLVDAFNNLDTDAKLAWFYLVYKKMGDSITPAVPAAAEPELAPLLLGDYFELSDEQQLDIMRDIVNRKDTEYSRAYGAIKENNQLLVWYAWAVAMGDTVVDLPASYEPTKAINDLVSQIEGLDFDEQISVFRTIAGEVGYTDVKPIETQAETGKTSSL, from the coding sequence ATGACTGCAAGTTACGATAAAACTATTTCTCAAGCCCAGAGCAATGAATCTCAAAATTTGGTAGATGCTTTTAACAATTTAGATACCGATGCAAAATTAGCCTGGTTCTATTTAGTTTATAAAAAAATGGGTGATTCTATCACACCCGCCGTTCCTGCTGCGGCCGAACCTGAGTTAGCACCACTTCTGTTAGGAGACTATTTTGAGTTATCAGATGAGCAACAACTAGATATTATGCGGGATATAGTTAACCGCAAAGATACAGAATATTCCCGCGCTTATGGGGCGATAAAAGAAAACAATCAACTGTTAGTTTGGTATGCTTGGGCAGTAGCTATGGGGGATACGGTGGTTGACTTACCAGCTAGCTATGAACCAACTAAAGCAATTAATGATCTGGTTTCCCAGATTGAAGGATTAGATTTTGACGAGCAAATTTCGGTGTTTCGGACAATAGCTGGTGAAGTGGGTTACACCGATGTTAAGCCAATTGAGACGCAAGCAGAAACTGGAAAAACGTCCAGTTTGTAA
- a CDS encoding HAD-IA family hydrolase, producing the protein MTPKVIIFDFDGTIADTVDALVSIANRLAVDFGYRHISPEQLSLLKNLTSREIIKYSGVSLFKIPFLVKKVKGELKNKIPELKPIPGIKEALIELQNEGYKLGIITSNSKENVTQFLRINDLNHLFDFIYSGITIFGKTTIINNVLRQNQLQPQEVIYVGDETRDIEASKKANIQVIAVTWGFNSPEVLAKQNPDFLIQRPSELLEVMNGGN; encoded by the coding sequence ATGACCCCGAAAGTAATTATTTTTGATTTTGATGGCACTATTGCTGATACAGTAGATGCCCTTGTAAGTATTGCCAATCGTCTAGCTGTAGACTTTGGTTATAGACACATAAGCCCAGAGCAATTATCCCTACTTAAAAACTTAACATCTAGGGAAATTATTAAGTACTCAGGAGTTTCTCTATTTAAGATACCTTTTTTAGTTAAAAAAGTTAAAGGAGAATTAAAAAACAAAATCCCAGAATTAAAGCCAATTCCGGGAATTAAAGAAGCATTAATCGAACTCCAAAATGAAGGATATAAGCTGGGAATTATCACTTCTAATTCTAAAGAAAATGTGACGCAATTCCTGAGAATAAATGATTTAAATCACTTATTTGATTTTATCTACTCAGGAATTACGATTTTTGGTAAAACAACCATAATCAATAATGTATTAAGGCAAAATCAACTCCAACCTCAAGAAGTGATTTATGTTGGAGATGAAACCAGAGATATCGAAGCATCAAAGAAAGCAAATATCCAAGTGATTGCAGTAACTTGGGGCTTTAATTCACCGGAAGTACTAGCCAAGCAAAATCCAGATTTTTTAATTCAGCGGCCTAGCGAACTACTAGAAGTGATGAATGGTGGTAATTAG
- the queG gene encoding tRNA epoxyqueuosine(34) reductase QueG yields the protein MNQYSVTSSNVVKEKAGELGFHKVGIAAVDRVDAIEAQRLQAWIELGYHADMEWMANPKRQDIRKVMPEARSLVCVALNYYTPDQRPEGEEYAKISRYGWGRDYHKVMHKKLKQLATWLKSLGEDVLARYYADTGPVQDKVLAQLAGIGWIAKNGNVITPEYGSWVFLGEVLTNLELESDRPHTEHCGSCTRCLQACPTGAITQPFVVDANRCIAYHTIENRAKELPETITPNLQGWVAGCDICQDVCPWNQRFSQTTDIAEFGPNPANIAPHLLELAQISDHEWNKRFPASALRRIKPEMLRRNALANLDASRRNNDPESNYF from the coding sequence ATGAATCAGTATTCCGTAACAAGCAGCAATGTAGTGAAAGAGAAAGCTGGCGAGTTGGGCTTTCACAAAGTGGGAATTGCTGCTGTAGATAGAGTAGATGCTATAGAAGCGCAGAGGTTACAAGCATGGATTGAACTGGGTTATCACGCTGATATGGAATGGATGGCTAACCCAAAACGCCAGGATATTCGCAAAGTTATGCCAGAGGCGCGATCGCTTGTGTGTGTGGCGCTAAATTATTACACACCAGATCAACGTCCCGAAGGCGAGGAATACGCCAAAATTTCTCGTTATGGCTGGGGAAGGGATTATCACAAGGTGATGCATAAAAAACTCAAGCAGCTAGCTACATGGTTAAAATCACTTGGTGAAGATGTATTAGCTCGTTATTATGCAGACACTGGCCCGGTGCAAGATAAAGTGTTAGCACAACTTGCCGGAATTGGTTGGATTGCCAAAAATGGTAATGTGATTACACCAGAATATGGCTCTTGGGTATTTTTGGGAGAAGTGTTAACTAATTTGGAATTAGAGAGCGATCGCCCGCATACAGAACACTGCGGTAGCTGTACTCGTTGTCTTCAGGCTTGTCCTACGGGTGCAATTACTCAGCCTTTTGTCGTGGATGCTAATCGCTGCATTGCTTATCATACTATTGAAAATCGGGCAAAGGAATTGCCAGAGACAATCACACCCAATTTACAAGGCTGGGTTGCTGGTTGCGATATTTGCCAAGATGTTTGTCCTTGGAATCAACGTTTTTCCCAAACAACTGATATTGCAGAGTTTGGGCCAAATCCAGCGAATATTGCTCCCCACCTGCTAGAATTAGCCCAAATCTCAGATCACGAGTGGAATAAACGATTTCCAGCATCTGCCTTGCGGCGGATTAAGCCAGAAATGTTACGACGCAACGCCCTAGCTAATCTTGACGCATCCCGGCGAAATAATGACCCCGAAAGTAATTATTTTTGA